Proteins from a genomic interval of Peromyscus leucopus breed LL Stock chromosome 12, UCI_PerLeu_2.1, whole genome shotgun sequence:
- the Ccdc14 gene encoding coiled-coil domain-containing protein 14 isoform X2: MRRSVRRAPSRKRKLGGRDKGGLGVSAVNSFFLTASLPYVRSVLKLRKMVRSGSRPGQVISSGRYPGSKLTHGKKATHPRKIAHSNADSACPAYSDSESQTEPVQGLDGCASLLRDILKNEDPGSEIVYSDNRCNARPLEGKNFRAKKKGPVKHTSSVVRKEILSSENKKWLSTEASTGSERDPSDTAQHWSLQDHYRMYSPIIYQALCEHVQTQMSLMNALASKNGPNGMSTACHTVSGSESQATPLSGYGCCTSTSAWSPQQPSCPLMVHSEVQTDGDNHLGSQDQTASVNCPNVPRNSLSVHPGIPCGLPHTDRASAPAPQQLNLANWILPQQRAPKEADLLKCFQTHMSLFPAHGRDTVLDSQAHQSPTQLQPAFLATNEEKCAREQIGEATNEGKYLGIHVQDAKIAKNVQQAENVSQTAEKVRIAKCLLGELKALVAEQEDSEVQRLITEVEACISGLSAVSGHTNIEVEIALALQPLRSENAQLRRQLRILNQRLREEEKTPKAPGNLELFSLQSLNVSLQNQLQESLKSQESLQSKNEELLKVIEDQREENKKFTTLFKDKEETLLQNKQQFDIEMTRVKIELEEALANEKNSRFKLETAEKENQILGITLRQRDAEVARLRELTRTLQSSMAKLLSDLSVDTARCKMGSNLTKSLLSIYDQQLQQDPAPPHTSIMSYLNKLETNHSCTHSEPLQKEEGTEPHRPYENTLHSQGPPQSDSGPAGGGSVPGMAAAALGEDSDTECATIASIEEECNVDSTLYIPFARRTSTKHSPLAKRLSPQPVRSVATTQSVSNSALASKREHRLCAPVVCSSRKEVEEAPGNLSRTSDTEDMQLLRKIKEAIDKIPASAANAAAAAANAAAAEHPKEQATPPGPSACHSLGVPVKGNAVVGDVSFVNSDLMSDWSISSFSTFTSHDEQDFRNGLAALDANIARLQKSLRTGLLEK; the protein is encoded by the exons ATGAGGCGCAGCGTCCGGCGGGCGCCTTCCCGGAAGCGGAAGCTCGGGGGGCGGGACAAGGGCGGGCTGGGCGTCTCGGCGGTTAATTCTTTTTTCCTTACAGCTTCGCTTCCCTACGTCCGGTCGGTTCTGAAGCTGAGAAAAATGGTCAGGTCCGGATCTCGACCGGGCCAG GTGATATCTTCAGGAAGATACCCTGGATCTAAGTTAACACATGGAAAGAAAGC GACCCACCCAAGAAAAATAGCACATTCTAATGCAGATTCTGCCTGTCCTGCTTATTCTGATTCGGAAAGTCAG ACGGAGCCTGTGCAGGGACTTGATGGCTGTGCCTCTTTGCTGCGGGACATTTTGAAGAATGAAGATCCAG GTTCAGAAATAGTATATTCGGACAATAGATGCAATGCCAGACCTTTAGAAGGCAAAAACTTCAGAGCTAAAAAGAAAGGACCTGTAAAGCATACTTCTTCAGTGGTCCGAAAAGAAATAT TATCTTCAGAAAACAAGAAATGGCTATCTACTGAAGCTTCTACTGGAAGTGAAAGAGACCCATCAGATACAGCACAGCATTGGTCATTACAAGATCATTATAGAATGTACTCACCGATAATATACCAAGCCCTCTGTGAGCATGTGCAGACTCAAATGTCACTGATGAATGCCTTGGCTTCAAAAAATGGCCCCAATGGAATGTCTACTGCATGTCATACAGTGTCTGGTTCAG AATCTCAGGCAACACCACTTTCTGGTTATGGCTGCTGTACTTCCACGTCAGCCTGGTCTCCTCAGCAGCCGTCCTGTCCTCTAATGGTTCACTCT GAAGTTCAGACTGATGGTGATAACCATCTTGGATCACAAGATCAAACAGCCTCTGTGAACTGTCCTAATGTTCCCAGGAATTCACTTAGTGTTCATCCTGGAATTCCGTGTGGCCTTCCCCACACTGACAGAGCATCTGCTCCAGCGCCTCAGCAGCTGAATCTCGCTAATTGGATTCTGCCACAACAAAGAGCGCCTAAGGAAGCAGACCTCCTAAAGTGTTTCCAAACACACATGTCTCTGTTTCCAGCTCATGGAAGAGACACTGTCTTGGACAGTCAGGCCCACCAGAGCCCCACTCAGTTACAGCCAGCTTTCTTGGccactaatgaagaaaaatgcGCCAGAGAACAAATTGGAGAGGCCACAAACGAAGGAAAGTATTTAGGCATACATGTGCAAGATGCAAAAATAGCCAAGAATGTGCAGCAGGCAGAAAATGTGAGCCAGACTGCTGAAAAAGTCAGAATTGCCAAGTGTTTGCTGGGAGAGCTCAAGGCCCTGGTCGCAGAACAAG AGGACTCGGAAGTTCAGCGTTTGATAACAGAAGTAGAGGCATGCATATCTGGACTTTCAGCAGTGAGTGGCCACACAAATATAGAAGTTGAAATAGCCCTGGCCCTGCAGCCACTGAGAAGTGAGAACGCTCAGTTGCGAAG ACAACTAAGAATTTTGAATCAGCGCctcagagaagaagagaaaactcCAAAGGCACCTGGTAACCTTGAAT TGTTTTCTCTGCAGTCCTTGAATGTGTCGCTGCAGAACCAACTGCAAGAGTCCCTGAAGAGCCAGGAGTCACTGCAGAGTAAAAACGAGGAGCTCCTAAAAGTGATAGAAGACCagagagaggaaaacaagaaattCACCACTCTGTTTAAAGACAAAGAGGAAACTCTTCTTCAGAATAAGCAGCAGTTCGACATTGAGATGACGAGGGTAAAAATTG AATTGGAGGAAGCCTTGGCCAATGAGAAGAACTCTCGGTTTAAATTAGAGACtgcagaaaaggaaaatcagatCCTGGGAATAACACTACGCCAGCGAGATGCTGAGGTTGCTCGACTCAGAGAACTAACCAG AACTTTGCAGAGCAGTATGGCGAAGCTGCTCTCGGATCTCAGTGTGGACACTGCCCGCTGCAAGATGGGGAGTAACCTCACCAAGTCACTTCTGAGTATTTACGATCAACAGCTTCAGCAGGACCCAGCCCCTCCTCACACTTCCATAATGAGCTACCTAAATAAGCTGGAGACAAATCACAGCTGTACACATTCAGAGCCGCTTCAAAAGGAGGAAGGCACAGAGCCACACAGACCCTATGAAAACACGCTGCACTCACAGGGCCCTCCACAGAGTGACAGTGGGCCAGCGGGTGGGGGGTCTGTGCCTGGaatggctgctgctgctttagGAGAGGATTCTGATACAGAATGTGCAACCATTGCTTCAATAGAGGAGGAGTGTAACGTGGACAGTACACTTTATATTCCTTTTGCAAGACGCACTTCTACAAAGCATTCACCACTTGCTAAGAGACTGTCTCCCCAGCCAGTGAGAAGCGTTGCTACGACACAGTCAGTGAGCAACAGCGCACTTGCCTCTAAAAGAGAGCACAGACTGTGTGCTCCAGTAGTGTGCTCTTCACGAAAGGAAGTGGAAGAAGCACCGGGGAATCTTTCCAGAACATCTGACACAGAGGACATGCAGCTCCTCAGGAAAATAAAGGAAGCAATTGACAAGATCCCTGCTTCTGCTgctaatgctgctgctgctgctgctaatgctgctgctgctgagcaccCAAAGgaacaggccacacctcctgggcCATCAGCTTGTCACAGCCTTGGTGTCCCAGTGAAGGGCAATGCCGTCGTCGGTGATGTCAGCTTTGTAAATTCTGACTTGATGTCAGACTGGAGCATCTCCTCTTTTTCAACGTTCACATCTCATGATGAGCAGGACTTCAGAAATGGCCTGGCAGCACTGGATGCCAACATCGCTCGACTCCAGAAGTCCTTGAGGACTGGCCTTCTGGAGAAATGA
- the Ccdc14 gene encoding coiled-coil domain-containing protein 14 isoform X1, with product MRRSVRRAPSRKRKLGGRDKGGLGVSAVNSFFLTASLPYVRSVLKLRKMVRSGSRPGQVISSGRYPGSKLTHGKKATHPRKIAHSNADSACPAYSDSESQTEPVQGLDGCASLLRDILKNEDPAGSEIVYSDNRCNARPLEGKNFRAKKKGPVKHTSSVVRKEILSSENKKWLSTEASTGSERDPSDTAQHWSLQDHYRMYSPIIYQALCEHVQTQMSLMNALASKNGPNGMSTACHTVSGSESQATPLSGYGCCTSTSAWSPQQPSCPLMVHSEVQTDGDNHLGSQDQTASVNCPNVPRNSLSVHPGIPCGLPHTDRASAPAPQQLNLANWILPQQRAPKEADLLKCFQTHMSLFPAHGRDTVLDSQAHQSPTQLQPAFLATNEEKCAREQIGEATNEGKYLGIHVQDAKIAKNVQQAENVSQTAEKVRIAKCLLGELKALVAEQEDSEVQRLITEVEACISGLSAVSGHTNIEVEIALALQPLRSENAQLRRQLRILNQRLREEEKTPKAPGNLELFSLQSLNVSLQNQLQESLKSQESLQSKNEELLKVIEDQREENKKFTTLFKDKEETLLQNKQQFDIEMTRVKIELEEALANEKNSRFKLETAEKENQILGITLRQRDAEVARLRELTRTLQSSMAKLLSDLSVDTARCKMGSNLTKSLLSIYDQQLQQDPAPPHTSIMSYLNKLETNHSCTHSEPLQKEEGTEPHRPYENTLHSQGPPQSDSGPAGGGSVPGMAAAALGEDSDTECATIASIEEECNVDSTLYIPFARRTSTKHSPLAKRLSPQPVRSVATTQSVSNSALASKREHRLCAPVVCSSRKEVEEAPGNLSRTSDTEDMQLLRKIKEAIDKIPASAANAAAAAANAAAAEHPKEQATPPGPSACHSLGVPVKGNAVVGDVSFVNSDLMSDWSISSFSTFTSHDEQDFRNGLAALDANIARLQKSLRTGLLEK from the exons ATGAGGCGCAGCGTCCGGCGGGCGCCTTCCCGGAAGCGGAAGCTCGGGGGGCGGGACAAGGGCGGGCTGGGCGTCTCGGCGGTTAATTCTTTTTTCCTTACAGCTTCGCTTCCCTACGTCCGGTCGGTTCTGAAGCTGAGAAAAATGGTCAGGTCCGGATCTCGACCGGGCCAG GTGATATCTTCAGGAAGATACCCTGGATCTAAGTTAACACATGGAAAGAAAGC GACCCACCCAAGAAAAATAGCACATTCTAATGCAGATTCTGCCTGTCCTGCTTATTCTGATTCGGAAAGTCAG ACGGAGCCTGTGCAGGGACTTGATGGCTGTGCCTCTTTGCTGCGGGACATTTTGAAGAATGAAGATCCAG cAGGTTCAGAAATAGTATATTCGGACAATAGATGCAATGCCAGACCTTTAGAAGGCAAAAACTTCAGAGCTAAAAAGAAAGGACCTGTAAAGCATACTTCTTCAGTGGTCCGAAAAGAAATAT TATCTTCAGAAAACAAGAAATGGCTATCTACTGAAGCTTCTACTGGAAGTGAAAGAGACCCATCAGATACAGCACAGCATTGGTCATTACAAGATCATTATAGAATGTACTCACCGATAATATACCAAGCCCTCTGTGAGCATGTGCAGACTCAAATGTCACTGATGAATGCCTTGGCTTCAAAAAATGGCCCCAATGGAATGTCTACTGCATGTCATACAGTGTCTGGTTCAG AATCTCAGGCAACACCACTTTCTGGTTATGGCTGCTGTACTTCCACGTCAGCCTGGTCTCCTCAGCAGCCGTCCTGTCCTCTAATGGTTCACTCT GAAGTTCAGACTGATGGTGATAACCATCTTGGATCACAAGATCAAACAGCCTCTGTGAACTGTCCTAATGTTCCCAGGAATTCACTTAGTGTTCATCCTGGAATTCCGTGTGGCCTTCCCCACACTGACAGAGCATCTGCTCCAGCGCCTCAGCAGCTGAATCTCGCTAATTGGATTCTGCCACAACAAAGAGCGCCTAAGGAAGCAGACCTCCTAAAGTGTTTCCAAACACACATGTCTCTGTTTCCAGCTCATGGAAGAGACACTGTCTTGGACAGTCAGGCCCACCAGAGCCCCACTCAGTTACAGCCAGCTTTCTTGGccactaatgaagaaaaatgcGCCAGAGAACAAATTGGAGAGGCCACAAACGAAGGAAAGTATTTAGGCATACATGTGCAAGATGCAAAAATAGCCAAGAATGTGCAGCAGGCAGAAAATGTGAGCCAGACTGCTGAAAAAGTCAGAATTGCCAAGTGTTTGCTGGGAGAGCTCAAGGCCCTGGTCGCAGAACAAG AGGACTCGGAAGTTCAGCGTTTGATAACAGAAGTAGAGGCATGCATATCTGGACTTTCAGCAGTGAGTGGCCACACAAATATAGAAGTTGAAATAGCCCTGGCCCTGCAGCCACTGAGAAGTGAGAACGCTCAGTTGCGAAG ACAACTAAGAATTTTGAATCAGCGCctcagagaagaagagaaaactcCAAAGGCACCTGGTAACCTTGAAT TGTTTTCTCTGCAGTCCTTGAATGTGTCGCTGCAGAACCAACTGCAAGAGTCCCTGAAGAGCCAGGAGTCACTGCAGAGTAAAAACGAGGAGCTCCTAAAAGTGATAGAAGACCagagagaggaaaacaagaaattCACCACTCTGTTTAAAGACAAAGAGGAAACTCTTCTTCAGAATAAGCAGCAGTTCGACATTGAGATGACGAGGGTAAAAATTG AATTGGAGGAAGCCTTGGCCAATGAGAAGAACTCTCGGTTTAAATTAGAGACtgcagaaaaggaaaatcagatCCTGGGAATAACACTACGCCAGCGAGATGCTGAGGTTGCTCGACTCAGAGAACTAACCAG AACTTTGCAGAGCAGTATGGCGAAGCTGCTCTCGGATCTCAGTGTGGACACTGCCCGCTGCAAGATGGGGAGTAACCTCACCAAGTCACTTCTGAGTATTTACGATCAACAGCTTCAGCAGGACCCAGCCCCTCCTCACACTTCCATAATGAGCTACCTAAATAAGCTGGAGACAAATCACAGCTGTACACATTCAGAGCCGCTTCAAAAGGAGGAAGGCACAGAGCCACACAGACCCTATGAAAACACGCTGCACTCACAGGGCCCTCCACAGAGTGACAGTGGGCCAGCGGGTGGGGGGTCTGTGCCTGGaatggctgctgctgctttagGAGAGGATTCTGATACAGAATGTGCAACCATTGCTTCAATAGAGGAGGAGTGTAACGTGGACAGTACACTTTATATTCCTTTTGCAAGACGCACTTCTACAAAGCATTCACCACTTGCTAAGAGACTGTCTCCCCAGCCAGTGAGAAGCGTTGCTACGACACAGTCAGTGAGCAACAGCGCACTTGCCTCTAAAAGAGAGCACAGACTGTGTGCTCCAGTAGTGTGCTCTTCACGAAAGGAAGTGGAAGAAGCACCGGGGAATCTTTCCAGAACATCTGACACAGAGGACATGCAGCTCCTCAGGAAAATAAAGGAAGCAATTGACAAGATCCCTGCTTCTGCTgctaatgctgctgctgctgctgctaatgctgctgctgctgagcaccCAAAGgaacaggccacacctcctgggcCATCAGCTTGTCACAGCCTTGGTGTCCCAGTGAAGGGCAATGCCGTCGTCGGTGATGTCAGCTTTGTAAATTCTGACTTGATGTCAGACTGGAGCATCTCCTCTTTTTCAACGTTCACATCTCATGATGAGCAGGACTTCAGAAATGGCCTGGCAGCACTGGATGCCAACATCGCTCGACTCCAGAAGTCCTTGAGGACTGGCCTTCTGGAGAAATGA